The DNA region TCTGGGCCCGATCCTTCGCCTCTTTCGCCGCGACCTTCGATGCGACGGACGGGTCGACGCCATAGGCAGGGCAGGGCGCCAGCGGATCGAACACGGCGCCTGGATCGGCGGCCTGTGCGCCGAACACGTAACGCCGTCCGCAGGCATCGACGCGCGGCGGCTGCCTTGTGACGTCGAACTGGTCGGTGCCTTCCTTCAGGTTTAGCCAGAAGGCCATATTCGGATCGCTTCTGTGACGCGCCAGATTGCGCGGCGTCATGCGGAACGGCAGCGATTGAACCTGAATTGCCGCTTGCCCGCCAACAAAGGCCTCCCTCGCCATGGCATAGATTTCCGCCACCCCTTCATTGGTCAGGGCGTAGCAACCGGAGGACGAACAGGCTCCGTGCACCATTAGCGCCGCGCCTTCATATCCCAGCGCTTGTTCCAATTTGTTCGGGAAGCCGAGATTGAAGGAGAGGTAGAATTGCGACCGCGGGTTCATCAGCGCGGGTGTCACCGAATAGAAGCCTTCCGGGGCTTGCCGGTCGCCCTCGCGCGTCTTGGGCCCGAGCTTTCCGGACCAGCGGCAGATGGGATAGGTCTTCAGCAGGGCGTAGTTGCCGCTGCGATTGCGTTTCCAGACCTCGAGCTCGCTCTCCTGCTTGTAGATCCGGATCAGAATCGGATCCGAAGGCTTCATGCCTTTCTCGCGCATCTGGGCGACGAGCTTTGCCGGGAGCGGCTGCACGCCGCGGCTATCCTGGCCCGAAGTCGTGCAGGCGGCGAGGCCGAACGCCACGAGTGCGAGGATCAGGAGCGAGCGAAGTCCCGCCATTCATTGCCATCCAGATCAGGATCGCGGGCATCCGCCGCGACCAACGCATTACAAAAGATCCGCACCTAGACAGCGCAGGCCAAGACGAAC from Kaistia algarum includes:
- a CDS encoding L,D-transpeptidase family protein; amino-acid sequence: MAGLRSLLILALVAFGLAACTTSGQDSRGVQPLPAKLVAQMREKGMKPSDPILIRIYKQESELEVWKRNRSGNYALLKTYPICRWSGKLGPKTREGDRQAPEGFYSVTPALMNPRSQFYLSFNLGFPNKLEQALGYEGAALMVHGACSSSGCYALTNEGVAEIYAMAREAFVGGQAAIQVQSLPFRMTPRNLARHRSDPNMAFWLNLKEGTDQFDVTRQPPRVDACGRRYVFGAQAADPGAVFDPLAPCPAYGVDPSVASKVAAKEAKDRAQMDAMAAMDIGQPLAYSDGGMNRAFQEVLRSSGPERLSQLTSDGFPISRPEAALADPYQAETVDPLTQTGSIAVSQ